A region of the Cyprinus carpio isolate SPL01 chromosome A14, ASM1834038v1, whole genome shotgun sequence genome:
TTCAGATCCTTCGCCCAGTTTTTAAGAAGCAAGATTTTTTTCATCAACCAAAGTCTTCGACATTAAGAAATCTAATACACCAAAAAATACGTTTAAATAATGAACCATAACATTAAGATCTGATATTATAACTATTGAATcagaaagtttctttttttttttaccatgatgTAATATCAGCTACTAGTTTTCAACTTATATCTATCGATAGTGTTAATGGTTTACAGATATATTGCGTCTTTCTCCGTTGAGGCTAACTGGCCTCATCCAATTACCCTGCGTGTTGAGAGACACTCGAGAGATGTTAAACAGCCATTTCTCCCTCAGCGGCTCACCACACAAAGTTCATGAGGACTGTCTAGCATTTACACAGCCTTGGTACTGTTGACACAGTCCAACCACCAGGGTAATGGTCCATGTCAGTCCATCCTTTTCCATGGGATCACATGTGTCCTTTGTCGTGGCCCAACCTGTTCATATTTCCTCTGCATCagataaaactgttattttaataggGCTGAGTTTCCTTGTTGGCccaacatcaaaaaacaaaaaaactaaagcaataGTAAAAGGACCTGTTGTGAAAATACCCTGTATGGCTTCCTGACAGCGTCTTTGCATTGCATCCCGCAAACTCATTTGAAAGAACAGAAGAACCTTTAAAGTGtcaaatgaaaatgcattgtGCTCCGGCTCTCTGCAagagataaagaaaacaaaccaaaGCATGCTTTTAAAAGATATCTGATATACAGCTTAACTCTAGGAAAATAGACTTTCAAGACCGACTCCTTTTGTAAAGCTTTCTTGGATGCAGTTGGCTACGACGTAACCCAAAAAACAAATCCTTAAAATATATGCAAAGACAAGCATAAATATTTGATCCACAGAGTAATCTACATATGACAAATATAAGTGGTATACTGAAACTCTGGAGCAAGCCCTGTACTGCGTGTTTTTTCTCCGGTTCCGCCGCCGATGTGTTTCCTCAATGTCTTTAgaacgaaaaacaaaaaaagtccatcctgattttttttacttttactgtctttcctcagtttttttttctccgctatatatttgaaataaatcagcaaaaggtgtattgttttattctcttttttactcttctttgttttctcttttggTCCGTTCCGCTCTCCGGATGCTTTTAATGCACGTAGTAAAGCCAGTAAACTATGTTGAAGAAGGAAAACACGGTGGGGAAGATCATCCTCGACCACTTGTCGATGGAGTTGACGTCGGACAGGTCCGGGATGTTGACCTTGAGCTGGGAAGCCCGTCTCCTGAGCCGGCTTTTCTTCTGGGTGGCGTGGCGCTCCAGGGCGCTGTGGCCGTAGTTTTGCCGAGCCATGGCCGCTCGACGATACTGAAGAGTGGAGCTGTCGTAGGCTAGCATGGTGTTACGCGGGTCACCCAGACCCCTGGACAGATCGGACGGACCCATTTCATTCTTCATCTCAACCGTGGTCAGCCGGATATCATCGGCAGTCATCTGGAGAAAGAAGAAACATTGTAGGATCAGGTGCAATTAAGAATCACTGTCATCAAATGGTGCATTATTGAAGAGCCCCCTATACATTATATTCGCAAAACCAGCATTTTTCTGAGATCTGTGGGTAAgatattttcaaaacttttttgatGTAACTGCTTACTGAACATCTTCTCTTTGAATCACAGACCGCAGGCAAATGCTGTTTTTCACATAAGTTGAAATGATGCACAATGATGGATTTCATGAAGTTGAAAAGaagtggactgtccctttaaaaccatGATGAATGCAGTACAACGACTGTAAATGAATCATCAGCGATAGTTATACTGCACTCATGGTAAGCTGTGGAGTCAAGCTTTCCAGCAGGCAATAATATCCAGGATTATTTCCGAATTTCAACCATGGCATGGTTAAAATTCTGTCTGCGTATAAATCagccaaataaatgcaaataaaaaatgtgaaggCAAGAATCTAGATCAACAGTGAGGAGTCGGGTTGCAGAGATGGAGGTAAGGAAAGGCCGCTTTCACTTTCCACGATAACCCTattctttttacttttacattttacaagtgttcattttaaactttaattttaagcATTATTATATCTTAAGCTGCTCACTTATCATCAAAATTATCCTGCAAAAGCTGCCTTTGAGATGTAAACATTGCTTATGCGGTTTGCTAACTGCTGATGTTACTGTAACAAAGCTACTGTAACTAGTGATGCAACgatttatcaatatatatatattcatataatttgagATTTTATCAAGACCAAATCAGCCTCCCATTGTGTCAATAGATCTCTTTTTGAAAATTCAGTAAGCGAAATATTTGGTAACAGAAGTTTAATCGCTTACTGTAATTTTACCAATTTTATATCATATGCTACAAATTAAATTACATCATATACATTTATCTGCATTTCTGATTGGTTGCCAATGTTTTTATAGTTTCAACAATATCGCTCTtctgcagtgttggggaaagttacttttaaaagtaatgaattGTGTTACATCATGCATTACATCATACTTTTTGTCAGCTGGGCTGGgcttgattattaattttttaataacaaaaaaatcattatatcagatatatttttggcaactgtaagggccctttaacaacaaaaataaaattaataagcctcaggctaATGGAAGTGCCTTGGCACCTCACATAGTATcttgcgttacttatttgaaaaaagtaactcagatattgtaaatttaaaagtaatgtgttactttactagttacttgaaaaaagtaatctgatcaCGTAACTTGTAATCCATTACCCCCAACATTTTTCTTCTGTgttgttatcgttatagttgcAGTTTGGACTACCCTATGTATTCTCATAGACTTAGAATGATTGTTTAAAGTGGTGTGAACGGGTCTTTAAGATAATAAGTGTCCACTGCTCAAAATGCTACGCTCGGTGATGAAACAGGAATGAGCGTCTGGGGAAAAGGCTCGGGTGCAAACGGTAACTGAAAAAAGGGCAGGACAACGTAATGGTGGAGATGATGATGGCTACCATCATTACTCTaaaggaagaaaaacagaaatcataAGAATCAAACAAAAGAGCTTGGGTGTGTTTACTTCTGGTTGGGTATCGATGCAGAGCCATTGCATTTTTTTGACTTCAGGTCAAATATTCAGTACCTTAAGTCTTTGATCGCCTAGTCCTAATCCTGCATCCTCCGCAAAGATCGGATCCCACATCGAGTCATACCCGTCAATTTCCCTCTGTTTCATTCTGGCATAGAGAGTATCGTCTCTCTGAACTACACTTCCCACCAACCACTGCAAGCATACAAAATCAGCACTGTTACAGAGGTCGCCGCACTCGGAGAGAGACACAACTCTTTCAGTGAGATTAGACGGAAAGCCCTAGAGGCTCCGCCAGCGAGTGAGTCTGTTGTGTACAGCTAACAAAAGTCTGCGCTGATCTCCCGGATATTTCATCACATGTTTCTGAGGGTAAAAGCCCATTAGGTTGCGGTTGGTGAACAAGCTTATGCCAGTGGAAAAAATACAGCTATACATCCGGTGTTTTAACAATCTGACCCTGAAAGAGAACCGACCACCTACTGACCAGAGGCCTTTGTCAGGAAACCCTAAAGACgcctgaggtgtgtgtgtgtgtggaaagctCGGCAGTACCTTGTTGGGGTCAGGTCTTAGTTTCTCATTGTTGGCCGTGGCGGCTTTTTCCGCCGCCTTCTTCTGCCGCTGAGGGCCTCTCCCGAAGAAGATGTAGTTGACGAAGGCGTACTCCAGCAGCGCCAGGAACACAAAGACAAAGCAGCCCATCAGGTACATGTCTATGGCTTTCACATAGGGAATCTTGGGAAGGGTCTCTCGCAAGTGAGTATTAATGGTGGTCATGGTCAGCACGGTGGTGATACCTGGAGTTCAGAGACAGCGTTCAGGCATGATTAAATACAGTACTGTGCAGCTTTATTTAACAAGAGAAGTGCGATGTAATTATCCAGCAAGCACTGAGTAGGAGCTGCCAACTGGGCAATTACAGAGGTTCTTCATGTGTCATCTTCTTACGTGAAACCAGGATGAAAACTTTGACAACAATCAACTTGAACACAATGCACTAATGCAAATGCGAATCGAAAAGATGTGCTGCGAGCTACAGTGCTAGCATTGAGATATACCTGTGCTATTCATACCCTACTTAGGGTTAtggatttggataaaagcaccatTTTTGGGGAGCAGTAGTGTAGCAGGAATGCTGTGGGATGAGTTGCATGATGAAAATTAATACTCGAGTTTAGGGGTTTGTTCGCTCTCACGCAAAAGTTCTCATCACATCAGTCGTACCTCAAAATTTGCAGCTTGTTGAGGCTATTATTAAGCAATCAGACTGAAGATATTCacaaaacaagcataaaaaaacaaacaaaacagacttACATTGAAGGAGAGaattcttttgctcaccaaggctacatttatttgatcaacaattctgtaaaatcagttatattgttaaatattataacaatttaaaataactgctttctattttcagatattttaaaatgcaattaattgctgaattttcagcatcatcacttcAGCCTTCAGTGTTAAATGATCTTTCATGTTGATTTATTATGATCAGTGTATAatgattgtgctgcttaatatttttgcagtaaaatgatacatttttcaggattcctttgaaagttcaaaagaaaatcatttatttaaaaaaaaatgaaatattataaatgtatttactgtctcttgatcaattttatgcatccttactaaataaaagtattgatttattttcaaatgtgtcaTAAAAATCGTTTGAACGGTGcatgtatattataaaatgaccagtttttttatggatttttgcCTGTAAGCTCACCTCTAATCATCTGCCAAATTAGTCAAAGAATTCATAAGGATTTCTCCCATATTCCCAAATGTTTAATTTGCTCATCATCTCTGTTCGGTCAAATTCTTACATGCATATCAAACATGTTCAGTGAAGAAAGCTCAAGCAATCATTTTGAAGCCATGTAGAGAAAACGAGACATCAGTTCTGTAATAGAGCTGCTGCATTTCTGTTTAAACAATACAGCAAGGTTGAGACATGTGTTTCCTTGTCACATGCCCCTCACTGCAGACAGATTCATTCTGACAAGTTCACCCAAACACAAAAGGCCCGGCTCCCTATCATCAGTGATCTATTCTCCGCCGTCTCCCCCCGAAGTATCAGCTTCACAAGAAGTCATTTTGTCATAATGGCAGGAACATGGCCCTGAACATAAAACACGTCAGTAAAGAGCGACCAGAGGAAAGTTTGTCAGCTTAATCAGCAGTAATACATCAACGCTGATCAGCAGAGGCTACAGAGCACTCCTAATAGAGTTTGGAGCTGAGCACTGCAGCGCAGCATCTTCACTGGAGTGAGGCAGATTTAAGACCCACTTGAGTCCAAGCATCATACAATTTAATTAGCAATTTGAGCCTCCTCTTTTGGAGCACAGGCAGGTACTGCCCAAAGGAAAGCTCTACCACAATTTCTAGTTCCTCCTACGcagcaatgagaaaaaaaaacaaagattcatCTCATGATTGTCTCCTCTAGAGATTCAGAAGAAACTGTGCTCTGATTTTCCAAAATACCAAAGTCTATGAAAGATCTCAAATGCATTCAAACATTTCTCTAGTCTTTCGCGACAAAtattaggagaaacatctgagcaATGGACCGGATCTCATGCGCAATGAAAGGGCAACCTCTGAGCACTTATTTTTGTGGGGAACAGATGTATTAAAGTCACCTTGACTTTGCCAAGAcatgttcctgaatcaacatcTTCTGTTGATCCTACATGGAAAACTGTGGTAGAACCTGTTGAAAAATCCAGCACATAGTGGAtaagtatgttttgaagcatggcagctggtttgagctggtcctgagcaggagccagttgcttaggaccagcacatgcccagcttaaaccagcttatAACCAGCTCAGGAACAGCTTAAACCAGTTTATAACCAGCTCAGGgccagtttaaaccagctcaaaccagcttataaccagctcaggaccagcttaaaccagcttatAACCAGTTCAGGACCAGTTTATAACCAGCtcaggaccatcttaaaccagctcataaccagttTATAACCAGCTTAATTCAGCTCAAACCAGTTTAtaaccagctcaggaccagcttaaccagctcataaccagcttataACCAACtcaggaccatcttaaaccagctcaaaccagcttataaccagctcagggccagcttaaaccagctcaagcCATCTGATAACCAACtcaggaccatcttaaaccagctcaaaccagcttaTAACCAGTTCAGGACCAgattaaaccagctcaaaccagcttataaccagctcagggccagcttaaaccagctcaagcCATCTGATAACCAACTCAgggccagcttaaaccagctcaagcCATCTGATAACCAGCtcaggaccatcttaaaccagcttataaccagttcaggaccagcttaaaccagtttataaccagctcaggaccatcttaaaccagctcaggaccagcttaaaccagctcataaccagcatataaccagcttaaaccagctcaaactaGCTTATAACCAGTtcaggaccatcttaaaccagctcaaaccagctgccatgcttcaaaacatacctaaccagcatatgctggatttTTTGACAGGGGACTGATGCATTTGGCATATTTAGAAAAGTCAGAGGTCAAACATGCGACTTTGAGAATGCAAACTTTCTGCAACAGTGATGATATGCTCTGAAAGcatcttttattcagcaacttAAATTTAgcacattacaaatacaaatacctCTTTCTACTAAAGTGGGCTGTCCTTGGCCAACTAGCTTCAGACCCCAAACCCTATGGCCCCAGTTAAAAGTCTGGCTAAGTGAGAGTATTAGACTTCTAACTTGGAAACTTGTGATGTCTTATGGACACGATGACACCTGGGGGATGTAATTACttttcagcaaatgcaatgaatcagtgagttgaaGTGCCAGCATTATAAGATATAACCCGTTTATCAAGCATTTGTTGAGAAAAACCAGTTGAAACTCTTACACCTGCAAAATGAATGCGTATCACCACTTATTCTCTGCAATTTGGTTGGCAGGAGAAAATCAAAAACACCAAATATGAATATGACTATAAATGTATAGTATGACTATAAATGGAACCTAAAATCAAATAATGGAACCTAAAATCACATATCAGCCAAGTATGACTATAAATGGAACCTAAAATCAGATTTGTGCTGCAGGAATTAGTATTCCTATTGGGTTTTTAACTTCCAGATCAGCCAACAAAATTATGCCATCACTGCAGCAGAatataggaatgttgttccaggactaACAAGGATGTTGATACAGGAACACatcttggcaaaatcacagtcACTGATGTATTACTCAACTGCAATGGGAGGCAAACAGAAAAGAGCCTATAAAACAAGTACCGTAAATCACTCAGCTGATCCCTGAGCACACAAAACAGAGATACAGTATAAAGTGTTCATCACAAGCCCAGCAAACCAACGATAACACAGATCACATGATCAGAAGTCCCACCTAAAGCCACACGGGCAGCAGAAGCATCGTAGTTGATCCAGAAGGATACCCAGGACAGGATGGTGATTAGGATCGAGGGCATGTAGGTCTGCAGGATGAAGTAACCGATGTTCCTCTTGAGTTTGAAGCTCAGAGACAGACGTGGATAAGAACCTGGTCCAAAATAGAAAAAGACTCACtgcggctgcatttatttgatttaaaaacaaagaaaaaagtgtCAAATATTATGCAATTTCGTACCATAGAAAGTTTGGGGTCGtgcggctgcatttatttgataaaaaaacaaaaaaagctgcatttatttgatttaaaaacaaagaaaaaagtgtcaaatattatgcaattcaaaacagctgttttctatgtgaatatctgttaaactgtaatttatttctgtggccaaagctgaattttcagcatcattactccagtcttcggtgtcacatgatcttcagaaatcattcgaatacgctgatttgctgctgcattattgaaaacagtcatgctgcttcatatttttatgatacaTAATGTCTTTCAGGTTCCTTTGAAAagttgaacatttaaaataactgcattttttaaaacagaaatcatttgtaaagtaataaatgtgaccctggaccaaaaaaaaaaaacagtcataagcatcaatttttcgaaattgagatttatacatcatctgaaagctgaataaataatctttccattgatgttggAGGACAATATCTGGtcgagatacaactgtttgaaaatctggaatctgagggtgcaaaaaaatctaaatattgtataaaaaaaaattaaataaaaaaaaaattgtccaaatgtagttcttagcaatgcatattactaatcaaaaattaagttttgatatatttacagtaggaaatttacaaaaaatcctCATGgatcatgatctttacttaatatcctaatgatttttttgtataaaagaaaaatcaataactatggcccatacaatgtatttttggcaattactataaatataccccagcgacttaagactgcttttgtgctccagggtcacagatgcctttactgtcacttttttatcaatttaatgcatcctttaatcaatttaatgcaataaaaaactgTAGTGTACCTAATTGATTATCAATAAACTGTTTTTAGCATCAGTCTTTTTCTCGTATTGCAGATTGCTGATCATTCAATGCATTGCTCCATCTCTAGTAAACACACAGGCCACCTCAGATATATATTTGGTGGCAGAACAGGTCACAATAATAAGCGGCGTGTCTGAGATTGTGGGTAGAGTCAGACAGCCAGACTGCGTGACTTTATCTGTTCCTGAAAGGCAGACCAGTGATGATAATGCGACTGGagaaaaacacaaattatgtgCACTTACTCACATGCTTACTCATCGCATACATCGCTTCAAGGTTTAGCAAAAGGACACTGTAACTATATATGCATGCAATAACGTCTGCACCACAGCATTTCAGCTTATTAATAATCCATTCACAAACCAAATTCATGAACCCCTGCATTTTCTAGTTTGTGAAAAccagttttatgatttaattaattagccATTCTCATCCTAAATTCATGAACCCCTGCATTTTCTAGTTTGTGAAACCTTgacgtaatgtaatgtttaatgcacttcaacAAATggaatatgtttatatttttacaataaaaattttcATTAGATCATACAGTTATCATGATAAAACGGCTAATACAGTGATATAATACTCTGGTCCTACACCCACCCAGAGATCAAACTATACTTCTGAACAGATCTGACTCATGGTCCCaactgtacaacacacacaaaggAGAATAAACTCAACCTGTGGAGAAAACCACGTTCTTGGAGATGAGTTTGTAGTCCACGATGGAGAACTGAGGCAGCTCGATCCTCTCCACCCCCGTGACGGCCCCGTCTCCCCCTCGCCAGTAAAACTCGATATCATCTGTGGTGTAGCCATCTGGAGGATCCAAACACAGGTGCGTTACGACAAACTCACATCCGAGCGCATCTCCATGCATATGAGGACAACAGAGGAGAAAATCAGCTCTGCATAAAGACTGACTTTGTGTTTTTCTTCCTCCTGCAACTAAGCTTTAAGGGACTTAATCAAAGAGAGAACAAAACAGGGCCTGAAAGGGTTTTAAAATTATCACTTTTTTGGTCTGTGAAAAGAAGTGGTGATCATTATCCTCAGGAGGTCCctttacagtttttatattattaagaaatttgttttctattaatttaatGGGGTTAGATTTGTTTTCAACCCTGTCACCAAAATGTGGGACATGactaaatacagtttaaaacattttagaaataaatagacaaaacttatccaattaaaaaaaaaaaaaaaaaaattaaaaaatgacacaaacatgGGTAACAGGGTTGTAAATATCACTCAGTGGACATCACTAAATTACATCACTTAATAGGTGggaccaaaattttatttatttatttatttatttatttatttatttaagttattgtTGTATTTCCCAGCTTGTTgtatttaaagataaatatttaatacttttttcccTACAATATTTTGGGTAACAGGGTTGAAGGTTGAGATGGACAAATAtaatcaacaagaaaaaaatggaataaggttgtttatatgtaaaaaaaacaacaacaacaaaaaacatgttacTTAGATCATGCAGTAgccggtgttattttagtatcattcagatactactatagtttttattgatattttgaatcagtttttattttttagattttttttttttttcaattttaatttagtttcaattcagttttagtaattttgttgtgtgtttttgaatttttttttaaatgaagttatatttttgtaaagtaacacatttagtagttaaaataagtaaattaacaatattatatatatatatatatatatatatatatatatatatatatatatatatttatcatacattattttagtagattaagttaaactaaattaaaatgagaaattaaactaactgatttttcatatttatttatttatttattttatttcaagtaataaaatatacgtttttttttaatgattttaaatttagattgttttagttaaatatagcAAGAGTGTAGGTTTGATTTTGGTCTCTGGATTTTGGTAGGAACGTAGCATCTCTACTAAACTCTACACCCTTGAACTATAGTAACCCTGGCAGTAACattagttaaaatgtaaaaatgtgtttttccacaattaatgaaaaatttatttagtatattgtCAAAATTATGATGTTGTGTGAACTTTTCAATTCAAGAAGGTCAGCCTCTGAGGTGGGAAAGACTAAAATCTCCATTTTAAGGGGGAACAGACTCTTGAAACCAGCTCTGTTTCATGTCAGGACATATTTTTAGATAACAGTTAATCTAACGTATCCAACAAAAAGCGTGGGATTCGTGATTTTAATACTTTACATAAACCGACAGGATTGCAAAGTGCACATATTCATGGAAAGTGCAGTATAAATATTGAAGGTGACATTTAGATCTCAAAACAAGTGATCATTAAATGATGGTTATGAAACAGACGCACATCCACATCCGTGAAGGAATCTGTGCGTTTGCTTGTTCTCCGTCCTCGCTGAGGTTCCTTCCCCATCTGCACCAGTTTGACTGCGTGCAACTTATAATGAGAACCAGTGACCTATTTAGTGTATTGAATAATTAACGATGAGCTTCTGATTTCTTCATATTCAAGAGAGTTATCTCTGCTTGACTTAGCAACCAGGTACAGACTTAAAAAGCCCAGCAAAGCTGTAGGCCTCATAAAGCATTAATACAAAGATAACAAATACGGCTTTCTCATTCGGTATAATGGGCCAGAGAGCAACGTGAGGTAAATACGACAAGAGCTTGAGCCATGTGACAATCATAAGATGTGTCTTCCTAGCGTGGGAGCGTTTGGAGACCATCACCGCGTAAGGTTGTGTCGTGTTCACCCCGCTGTCTGAAAAGCCTTTTAAACGGAGAGCAGACGAAAGCGAGAAAGCACAAGAGAGAGAGCCGAGGACTCGAGAGAAAACTACTGTTGGACTGGTGTTTCACTTCCATTAAATCTATTATCTCTGTGCCACCGCGTCTGATTCTGTCAACTGAATGGCTGATTACTGTCAACAGATCACATTTACTGCCACAGCGCCATTATTCCCTCGGGGCCCTGAGAGAAACCAGAGGAAAAGGAATCCACATCAGAGGAGAGCGACTCGAGCCGAGAGcttctgctgttaaaaatgcaTCAAGAATCAAGTTGATCAGGAAAAAGGAGGCTTAAGCTTGTGTCTCATTAGCTCGCATGAAAACACTTGCACTGCTGCACTGACATAATTACGGGAAAAACACGCAGTTGTGTGCGTGAAAGGGTGTGTGggagagaaaatgacagaaagcaCGGTTGCCAGGTGAACGCCAGTGGAATacgatttgaatttgaattttgaaaatgcattccaTTTTTCATCAGCAACATATGAGACACTTTTAGAAACATTTGCTGAAATGAATgatcattatttaaaattcttcCTAGAGAAATTTGcattaatgcttaattaatgaattaattaattgcatttatgaATGCTCTtcagtttattatattttctctctctctctctctctctctcaatatatatatctatatatatatatatatatatctggccatttgattcatattttgaacattttttaaaattatctaGCAATAATACccattttgtgatgttttatggAAAAATGTACGTATTTTTTGGATGGCTGTATTGTTTTAGGctgttgtttttgcatgttttttttatgtgaaagttGGGTGTGATGTCTAAATGTTTGAGCTAAAATACTGTACACACTGTATAAGAAATTTACATGAATATTTAGTCTCAATTATTGATGTAATTTATGTTTGgactaatataatttaacataactTTCAATGCAAAATTCTGTGGGGCTTGTGGCCCAATGTTGCCAAGTCCACGAGTGATTTGGAGTGATTTTTGCCAATTTTCACTGGAATGTGTTTGGGCTGTTTTTGttatgcagacctggcaaccctgatgttgccaattcaattaaaatttacaattatgaaataaaagagagccaattcttaaattctgaattttgcaacACCTTTAAGAAAACAGTGAAATTTTtatatcactgagatactattagtttttattaatattttgaatttgtttttatttttttattaatttttttcacattttttgctttcaatttaattttagatttaattttagtaattttgttgtgtttttttgtaatttgacatTAGttgttatttatcatttatttatctattagttgtttttttaataaatctatatatttttattcatttttatttaagttattttagtatatcaagttagcATTTCTAGTTGCTTTAGCAactagattaaataaaaataagttgacttttttatattttatttcaagaaacgaaaatgctttttatggttatagttttagttaactagaaTAACTCTGAGAGGGAATGAGTGAAAGGAGAGGGAAAAGAGCTTGAAATGGAGGGATGGAGCGAGAGAACGAGGGGGAAAGAGAAAACAGCACAGTGTATTGGTAGCTGAAGGAAGTCAGGCCTGACCCTCAGTGTTTCTGTGCTGCTTAATGCTTCTGGCAACTTAATGATCAAACAGAGCCTGTGCCGGAGCATCACATCACAGCGCTGTAATCCAGCACTCCAGGGACAAAGATAAAACACTGAGAAGACCTCGCATTCTTCTCCTGTGTCTTTCAATTTTTACTACAAGAAAAATTGCGTTACACACAATTACAGGCAATAATGACAAATAGAAAGCCATTCATCTTA
Encoded here:
- the gabrb2a gene encoding gamma-aminobutyric acid receptor subunit beta-2a isoform X1 encodes the protein MESIGKTPHILLLCPLIVAVACAQSIRDPSNMPVVKDTVDRLMKGYDIRLRPDFGGAPVAVGMNIDIASIDMVSEVNMDYTLTMYFQQAWRDKRLSYTEIPLNLTLDNRVADQLWVPDTYFLNDKKSFVHGVTVKNRMIRLHPDGTVLYGLRITTTAACMMDLRRYPLDEQNCTLEIESYGYTTDDIEFYWRGGDGAVTGVERIELPQFSIVDYKLISKNVVFSTGSYPRLSLSFKLKRNIGYFILQTYMPSILITILSWVSFWINYDASAARVALGITTVLTMTTINTHLRETLPKIPYVKAIDMYLMGCFVFVFLALLEYAFVNYIFFGRGPQRQKKAAEKAATANNEKLRPDPNKWLVGSVVQRDDTLYARMKQREIDGYDSMWDPIFAEDAGLGLGDQRLKMTADDIRLTTVEMKNEMGPSDLSRGLGDPRNTMLAYDSSTLQYRRAAMARQNYGHSALERHATQKKSRLRRRASQLKVNIPDLSDVNSIDKWSRMIFPTVFSFFNIVYWLYYVH
- the gabrb2a gene encoding gamma-aminobutyric acid receptor subunit beta-2a isoform X2, giving the protein MESIGKTPHILLLCPLIVAVACAQSIRDPSNMPVVKDTVDRLMKGYDIRLRPDFGGAPVAVGMNIDIASIDMVSEVNMDYTLTMYFQQAWRDKRLSYTEIPLNLTLDNRVADQLWVPDTYFLNDKKSFVHGVTVKNRMIRLHPDGTVLYGLRITTTAACMMDLRRYPLDEQNCTLEIESYGYTTDDIEFYWRGGDGAVTGVERIELPQFSIVDYKLISKNVVFSTGSYPRLSLSFKLKRNIGYFILQTYMPSILITILSWVSFWINYDASAARVALGITTVLTMTTINTHLRETLPKIPYVKAIDMYLMGCFVFVFLALLEYAFVNYIFFGRGPQRQKKAAEKAATANNEKLRPDPNKMTADDIRLTTVEMKNEMGPSDLSRGLGDPRNTMLAYDSSTLQYRRAAMARQNYGHSALERHATQKKSRLRRRASQLKVNIPDLSDVNSIDKWSRMIFPTVFSFFNIVYWLYYVH